The nucleotide sequence CGAGGGAGCATGGACTAGCCCGGCGAAGACTGCCGAGGAGCGGCGAGGGCGGGGCCGACCTACTACCCGCGGCCTCCCACCACCACAAGGGCCACCACTCGGAGGAGCACGGCGGCAAGGAGCACCACCACCAGCACCACGAGGAGCACGGCGAGAAGGGCGACAAGGGCCACAAGAGCCACCACCACCACGACAAGGGCGAGCACGGCGAGCACGACAAGGAGCACCACGAGGGCCACCACGAGGAGCACGGCGGCCACCACAAGAAGCACCACGACGAGGAGGGCGAGCACGGCGAGCACCACGAGGAGGAGAAGGGCCACAAGGGCGGCAAGTTCGGCGAGAAGAAGGGCCACAAGAAGGGCCACAAGACCAGCGGCTACCACCACAAGGTCCACAAGGACGAGTACCACAAGGAGCACAAGTTCTACGACGACTACCACAAGGGCGGCCACCACGAGAAGCACGGCCACCACCACGGCCACCACGGCCACAAGGAGGGCCACCACAAGAAGGGCGGACACCATCACAAGGGCCACCACGAGGACCACAAGGGCAAGAAGGGCCACACGTCCAAGGGCCACCACGACGAGGACCACAAGGGCCACCACGGGAAGCACGGACACGAGGAGCACCACGACCACCACGAGAAGCACGAGAAGAAGGGCGGGCACCATCACGGCAAGAAGCACCACTACAAGAAGGGCTGAGCCCCGAGCTCACCTGTACGCTGCGGTACGCGGCGGACTCGATGTGCCAGCGCATCCCGATATGCACGACTCTCGACTTGTATACACCCTACTGTTATTGATTGATCGAAATCGAAAACTTCGCTCGTATACTGTATTTAATTGTTGCgctcattattattttaataaaacaatttataaatttacacGCTGAGCTCTTGATCTCCTGTACTCCTCTCCTGCTCGCTTCGATCGACAAGTTGCCATCAGACAGTCAGTTAGACTGAATTTCAAATCGAATCTCGAGTTAAGCTCGAAGCATAAATCATTTATTGAGATATTGGCAATGCAACGCGCCAATCATTGCAAAAACACAAATAGAATGATCACTTACAAGTTAAATTGAGAAATCGCTTAAAATTAGATTAGCATATATTTCAGTGTATTTGAATAAACCTGCAGTATTGATAAAATCCAATAACTCATATGAGACGATACGAAGAACAGAGTTATTTGAAGTTGATGAATAGATTGTGATCATATTTTCATGACAGCATTTTAACTTCATTGCCGACAAAGTAATGCGATATTGCAACACAGTTAATGCGTTTAAACTTCTTGCATCGCTGGAAAATGCGGTAACGATATCGTCGCACAAGTACCGATGATAACGACGAAAGGGATGCGCCCCCCCTACTGCTCGCTTATATAGTCCCGAAAACGAAGCGGAAGGTCGAGACGAAAAATCCATGGAAGTAAAATTGGGCAAGAGTACGCAAGGATCGCCGTCTCTATAGAAAGAGCTCatcagtttgaaaattcacgATCAAACACGCAAAGGCGCGCATTGTGTAGAAACGATTTGGCGTTGGGCAAAAAATAGTGAAATCGTGAGAAACGCGGGGGAGTTTGAGCAAGATCGCCGATTTCAAGTTGAGTTGCATAAGCAATCGGACAGCAAAGCGCGAGCATAGAGCCGTGCTAACTTGGCGTGGCGGCGGCAGCTCTGTACAGCGATTTTAAGCAGGTTAAGGAGACACGGCTTTCGTAacgggctgctgctgctactgccgcTGCTAGACGGCCCGTGTATATACTATAGACGGTCTCTCGATACGGCTATGCCCAGCCAACTGGCTGCTGTAAAGCCGCGAGCAAAAGAAAGACGAACGGCTTCCCTAATATTACAGCGGACAGCTCTCGGAACGCCAGACTCACGGCAGATAGTGAGACATATATAATCGGGCGCATATCGATCTGGCCTGTGCACAAGCCGATTGACCGTCGAGCAGTGAgttacagcagcagcagcagcatcagcagcgacGCGGAGCTGAGACAGCTTGGCTCGTCGGGACGAACAGCCGTATTAGTTGCTACGTATAGAAGGGCCGATACTCAAGTGGAGCGATGAGGTCGGGCACGCTGGCGTGCTTGCTCGCGGTGGCGCTTTGCCTAGCCATAAGCCGGGTGGACAGCCGGGGCATAGCGGTGGAGCGGCTCGGCGAGCTGCTGGACCTAGAGCCCGCGGCCTCGCACCACCACAAGGGCCACCATCACGAGGAGGGCCACGGCGGCGAGTCCCACGAGGATCACCACTCGGAGCACGGCGACAAGGGCCACAAGGGCTACAAGAACCACCACGAGCACCACAAGGGCGAGAAGGGCCACCACGACAAGGAGGgccaccaccaccactacGACGAGGACGGCGGCCACAAGAAGCACCACCACCACGACGACGGCTACCACCACGAGCACCACAAGGGCGAGAAGGGCGAGAAGGGCCACAAGTTCCACGAGAAGGGCCACTTCGGCAAGGGCCACAGCACCAAGGGCCACCACGAGGTGCACAAGCTAGACGAGTTCAAGAAGGACAAGGAGTTCTACGACGAGCACCACGACCACGGCCACCACGAGGACCACGGTGGCCACCACCACGAGCACCACCACAAGAAGGGCGGACACCACAAGAAGGGCCACCACCACAAGGGCCACCACGAGGGCCACCACGGCAAGAAGGGCCACCACGAGAAGGGACACCACCATCACGATCACAAGGGCCACAAGAAGGAGGGCGGCGGCCAcgaccaccaccaccaccaccacagCTACGGCAAGAAGGGCGGACACGAGGACCACAAGCACTGGCACCACAAGAAGGGACACTGATCTCCCTCCTCGCGATTCGTCTGCCAAAAGCATTCGACTACGTTCCTGCCGCGACATCCACACTTTTATATCATTATTGTTGATCAACGCTCCTCAGATCCTCCGATCTGTTGTTTCTCTTTCCGCCCCTCAAGCTCCGAACCCCTTACCCTACCCTACACCCCCGTGTCGTTATGATTAATTTAAGGCTATGCGATCGCTGCGACGGATGCATTTTGTAAGGATGTAATGTGTattttatgtgtattattaaaGTAACTTTTTATTAACGAAATCGCCGACCTCGTTATTCAGCCCCTGCTCCCTTAAAACGCCAACGCTGTTAGCCCGGCGACCGGCGGAATTCCTGCAGCGAAGATTGACGACGACCAACACATACGCGCTGCCGGCCATATCCTCCCTCTAAAAGATGTATATACTGTGTATACACCGCGCAGCGAGAACAAGCGCCCTGAAAAAGATGCTTTATTGCGGAAGCGTTCGCGGCAAGAAGGTATAATGCCATTGTCGCCAAGCGCAGCTTTGTTCCTCGCGAAAAACAATGAGgcgagcagcggcgcgaaagCGTTTCGTCGCCAGATGTATAAGTATATCTCCGACCATTGATTTGGCTGGCAGTTCATTTATAGCCTTTGAACGCTGATGAAGTTTCGCCGCGAAATTGCGGTCTGATATGGAAAGGATTCAAAAAATCTTTGCTTGCTTAATTGTACTTTACTCATAATTAGCGTATAATATACCTACAATTCTCGATGTTTCTCGACGCGGAAAAAATGAACACGCGAGCGTTGTTTATTCTGCGTGTACAGAAGGAGGAGCAAAAGTCGCGCAGTAAATAAAGAGGGCAAAAGGAAGCCCGCATAGGCCGAGGGGAGAATGGAACTgtgagggagggagagagacagagatagaagTTGGCCGCCTCGTTGAAATGTAAACCTCGAGTTCGCTTCT is from Nasonia vitripennis strain AsymCx chromosome 1, Nvit_psr_1.1, whole genome shotgun sequence and encodes:
- the LOC100114466 gene encoding histidine-rich glycoprotein codes for the protein MRSGTLACLLAVALCLAISRVDSRGIAVERLGELLDLEPAASHHHKGHHHEEGHGGESHEDHHSEHGDKGHKGYKNHHEHHKGEKGHHDKEGHHHHYDEDGGHKKHHHHDDGYHHEHHKGEKGEKGHKFHEKGHFGKGHSTKGHHEVHKLDEFKKDKEFYDEHHDHGHHEDHGGHHHEHHHKKGGHHKKGHHHKGHHEGHHGKKGHHEKGHHHHDHKGHKKEGGGHDHHHHHHSYGKKGGHEDHKHWHHKKGH
- the LOC100114425 gene encoding histidine-rich glycoprotein, whose protein sequence is MAKHHALRCSLPLLLLLLCLLAGSLAREHGLARRRLPRSGEGGADLLPAASHHHKGHHSEEHGGKEHHHQHHEEHGEKGDKGHKSHHHHDKGEHGEHDKEHHEGHHEEHGGHHKKHHDEEGEHGEHHEEEKGHKGGKFGEKKGHKKGHKTSGYHHKVHKDEYHKEHKFYDDYHKGGHHEKHGHHHGHHGHKEGHHKKGGHHHKGHHEDHKGKKGHTSKGHHDEDHKGHHGKHGHEEHHDHHEKHEKKGGHHHGKKHHYKKG